One genomic window of Methanosarcina acetivorans C2A includes the following:
- a CDS encoding DUF523 domain-containing protein gives MKKLETYKSPTSPDSFASPENPITPENPAVPRKYTLPEKPETDDSPKEILVLGHCLLNPLARLKGAKPATPVNPKGANIIQLPCPESMYLGMRRREITKDQLDHPSYRRFCRKIFTPLADMLEDLAANGIKLRIIGVPKSPSCGVYITSVGGEPGKSKEFHHNHTPGPGVFMEEIIKELEGRGVEFEIEDAGR, from the coding sequence ATGAAAAAACTGGAAACCTACAAATCCCCCACATCCCCGGACAGCTTCGCATCTCCCGAAAATCCCATAACCCCTGAAAACCCCGCAGTTCCCAGAAAATACACGCTCCCCGAAAAACCCGAAACAGACGACTCCCCTAAAGAGATCCTAGTCCTGGGCCACTGCCTGCTCAACCCCCTTGCAAGACTCAAAGGAGCAAAACCCGCCACCCCGGTCAACCCGAAAGGCGCAAACATAATCCAGCTCCCCTGCCCCGAATCCATGTACCTTGGAATGAGGCGCCGGGAAATCACGAAAGACCAGCTCGACCACCCCTCCTACAGACGCTTCTGCCGCAAAATCTTCACCCCCCTTGCCGACATGCTCGAAGACCTCGCAGCCAACGGCATAAAGCTCAGGATTATCGGCGTCCCCAAAAGTCCCTCCTGTGGCGTATACATAACAAGCGTAGGCGGCGAACCCGGAAAATCAAAAGAATTCCACCACAACCACACCCCAGGACCGGGCGTGTTCATGGAAGAAATTATAAAAGAGCTTGAAGGGCGCGGGGTTGAGTTTGAGATAGAGGATGCGGGAAGGTAA
- a CDS encoding molybdenum cofactor guanylyltransferase, protein MSGKTELKPGRTKSRSAIVLAGGRGRRMGMVEKALLEFEGKTILERLLENLFRVVDEVILSVRDIPQKEKLLPVLEKFPDREIRFCFDSREDAGPLEGIRAGLLESRSEYSFVCAGDMPFVNSEIVDLLFEKANGHDAALPRWEEDRMYEPLHAVYSRKMLLEIEKTFEGERNSVLTPVFAMKDVVFVEVSEIRGIDPELRTFANINTVEDIESMIGSVVGKVEL, encoded by the coding sequence ATGAGCGGAAAAACAGAACTTAAACCGGGGAGAACAAAATCCAGAAGCGCAATCGTGCTGGCAGGAGGCAGGGGCCGCCGGATGGGCATGGTCGAAAAAGCTCTCCTCGAATTTGAAGGAAAAACTATCCTCGAACGCCTGCTTGAAAACCTCTTCCGGGTCGTGGACGAGGTAATCCTTTCGGTCCGCGACATCCCCCAGAAAGAAAAACTCCTCCCGGTGCTCGAAAAATTCCCGGACCGGGAAATCCGTTTCTGTTTTGATTCCAGAGAGGATGCCGGGCCCCTTGAAGGCATCCGGGCAGGGTTGCTCGAATCAAGGTCAGAGTACTCTTTCGTCTGCGCCGGGGATATGCCTTTTGTAAATTCCGAAATTGTTGACCTGCTGTTTGAAAAGGCAAATGGGCATGATGCTGCTCTCCCGAGGTGGGAGGAGGATAGAATGTATGAGCCTCTGCATGCGGTCTACTCAAGAAAAATGCTGCTGGAAATTGAGAAGACTTTTGAAGGGGAAAGGAATTCGGTGCTTACGCCGGTTTTTGCGATGAAGGATGTTGTTTTTGTTGAGGTTTCGGAGATTCGGGGAATTGATCCTGAGTTGAGGACTTTTGCGAATATTAATACGGTTGAAGATATTGAGAGTATGATAGGGTCTGTGGTGGGAAAAGTGGAATTGTGA
- a CDS encoding molybdopterin synthase, giving the protein MKVISVVGYKKSGKTALVSALVRHLSGFGTVGTVKHMGEQRLNPGETDTGRHFDAGADMVVGITGSELVSFARDSSLENALDMLCDRGLDFAVVEGFKDSNLPKIVIEGLEGVSNVVFRVPADIDPHEELTASLVGMTLAQPDRYTLEALIKKARKNPVIQKAGAIGTFTGIVRELAGEEKTARLEFEKYEPEASKVLDKIGEEIKQKEGILEVLLHHKTGVIEAGEDIVYIVIASAHRAELFPALSEAIERIKAEAPIWKKEFTEKEEFWVHDREHA; this is encoded by the coding sequence ATGAAGGTCATTTCTGTTGTAGGGTATAAGAAATCGGGCAAGACAGCCCTTGTTTCAGCTCTTGTCCGGCATCTTTCCGGCTTCGGGACAGTTGGCACTGTAAAACACATGGGAGAACAGCGCCTCAACCCTGGAGAAACGGATACAGGCAGGCATTTTGATGCGGGAGCGGATATGGTAGTAGGGATCACGGGCTCCGAACTTGTCAGCTTTGCCAGAGACTCCAGCCTTGAAAACGCCCTCGATATGCTCTGCGACCGGGGGCTTGATTTTGCTGTAGTAGAAGGGTTTAAGGACAGCAATCTCCCGAAAATCGTGATTGAAGGCCTTGAGGGGGTTTCCAATGTCGTTTTCAGAGTACCTGCTGATATTGATCCTCATGAGGAACTCACGGCTTCCCTTGTAGGCATGACCCTTGCCCAGCCTGACCGCTACACCCTTGAAGCCCTTATAAAGAAAGCCCGGAAAAATCCGGTTATCCAGAAAGCAGGAGCAATCGGCACTTTCACTGGCATCGTCCGCGAACTTGCAGGAGAGGAAAAGACAGCAAGGCTCGAGTTTGAGAAATACGAACCCGAAGCCTCAAAGGTGCTGGACAAAATCGGGGAAGAGATTAAGCAAAAAGAAGGAATCCTCGAGGTCCTCCTCCACCACAAAACAGGCGTCATCGAAGCCGGCGAAGATATAGTCTACATCGTGATCGCATCCGCCCACAGGGCTGAACTCTTCCCCGCCCTCAGCGAAGCCATCGAGCGGATAAAAGCCGAAGCCCCAATCTGGAAAAAGGAATTCACGGAAAAAGAAGAGTTCTGGGTCCACGACAGGGAACACGCCTGA
- the radC gene encoding RadC family protein, producing MEVNKVRIHDLPEEDRPRERLIRSGPESLSNAELLGIVLRTGSKEENVISLCSRILAEYNIKQLSLANVSRLTQVHGVGKAKAAQIAAVFELARRLETFVEEPKRKICSPKDVYALMYPRMREQKKEKFITLYLDTKNQILKEEVVSIGSLNASIVHPREVFKSALLESSASVIMVHNHPSGDPSPSREDIMVTEKLVEGGKLLGIDILDHIIIGDGRYVSLKDEGFVR from the coding sequence ATGGAAGTAAACAAAGTAAGGATTCATGACCTTCCCGAAGAAGATCGTCCCAGAGAAAGGCTTATTCGAAGCGGGCCGGAGTCCCTTTCAAATGCCGAGCTGCTGGGGATAGTCCTGAGGACAGGGTCAAAGGAAGAAAATGTAATAAGCCTCTGCAGCCGGATACTTGCGGAATACAACATCAAACAGCTGAGCCTTGCAAACGTTTCAAGGCTTACGCAGGTTCATGGGGTCGGAAAAGCAAAAGCTGCCCAGATAGCTGCGGTTTTCGAGCTTGCAAGGCGGCTTGAGACTTTTGTGGAAGAGCCAAAGAGGAAAATCTGTTCCCCAAAAGATGTCTATGCCCTGATGTACCCCAGAATGCGGGAACAAAAAAAAGAAAAATTTATAACACTCTATCTTGATACAAAAAACCAGATTCTGAAAGAAGAAGTGGTATCCATAGGCAGCCTGAACGCCAGCATCGTGCATCCGCGTGAGGTTTTTAAATCGGCTCTTCTGGAATCCTCGGCTTCGGTGATCATGGTCCACAACCATCCCTCAGGGGACCCGAGCCCGAGCAGGGAAGACATAATGGTTACTGAAAAACTTGTCGAAGGAGGAAAACTCCTCGGAATCGACATCCTTGACCACATAATCATAGGAGATGGCAGGTACGTGAGCCTCAAAGACGAAGGGTTTGTAAGGTAA
- a CDS encoding flavodoxin family protein, which yields MKVIGINGSPRKNGNTAILIQIVFDELKKEGIETELIQLSDKNIVGCKACRACHKNKNKQCVNKDDFFNECLEKMAASDGIILGSPVYSANVTSQMKALIDRASMVLAGNRGLLKHKVGASVIAARRGGAISAFDTLNNFLYSKEMFLVGSSYWNMVYGNAIGEVDQDQEGIENMKNLGQNMAWLLKKIHCN from the coding sequence ATGAAAGTTATCGGCATTAACGGAAGCCCGCGAAAAAACGGGAATACCGCAATCCTGATTCAAATTGTGTTTGACGAACTGAAGAAAGAGGGTATTGAAACCGAACTCATTCAACTCTCAGACAAAAACATAGTGGGCTGCAAGGCCTGCCGGGCCTGTCATAAAAACAAAAATAAGCAATGTGTCAATAAAGATGACTTTTTTAATGAATGCCTGGAGAAAATGGCGGCTTCGGACGGGATTATTCTTGGTTCCCCCGTATATTCCGCTAATGTGACTTCCCAGATGAAAGCCCTGATTGACCGGGCAAGTATGGTACTGGCAGGAAACAGGGGGCTTTTAAAGCATAAAGTGGGAGCCTCGGTTATTGCTGCCCGCCGCGGAGGGGCTATCAGTGCCTTTGATACCCTTAACAACTTCCTGTACAGCAAAGAAATGTTTCTTGTAGGCTCAAGTTACTGGAACATGGTTTACGGAAATGCCATAGGAGAAGTCGACCAGGATCAGGAAGGCATTGAGAATATGAAAAACCTGGGGCAAAATATGGCCTGGCTCCTGAAAAAAATTCATTGTAATTGA
- the mmp11 gene encoding methanogenesis marker protein 11: protein MGFSIKQIILPLSIPHKKEVFGITKHINACALDKRQTEEITLNDPYTVPYRGIYAVCDAKNEYAEIIEHSNCYSGAAWSLYHYAKAPLILKARSTGNMIRYFMKTGTSKLELKPSVAAAGIESVIVQGDEVEITYAGLGGGGVGATRCRALADGVLRYRISESGGERCAKGTVVVPRRDRVLIGIDDTDSKDVGATWTLTHNIAKELDCQEAVYLSHSLVQLFPVPEKTQNCMSTVLEFGCVDKKAKEGLVSSFKRTLQKYSASRETGLVVLSDFYAKGLYAYSNRCRTERVSKADALHCAEENNVEVLLDGNGIIGALASLPWFGKPEESIIPGTEIQPMNTGKNQLNDT from the coding sequence ATGGGCTTTTCGATCAAACAAATTATCCTCCCACTTTCCATCCCCCACAAAAAGGAGGTCTTCGGCATTACAAAACATATAAACGCCTGTGCACTGGATAAAAGACAGACTGAGGAAATTACTCTAAATGACCCCTATACCGTGCCTTATCGGGGCATCTATGCGGTCTGTGATGCGAAAAACGAGTATGCTGAGATTATTGAGCATTCCAATTGCTACAGCGGGGCGGCCTGGTCCCTTTACCATTATGCAAAAGCTCCTCTTATCCTGAAAGCCCGTTCAACGGGAAATATGATCCGCTATTTTATGAAAACAGGGACCTCAAAACTCGAACTCAAACCCTCGGTAGCAGCCGCAGGCATAGAATCCGTGATCGTACAGGGGGACGAAGTGGAAATCACCTATGCAGGGCTTGGAGGCGGAGGGGTCGGTGCAACCCGCTGCAGAGCACTTGCAGACGGAGTGCTGCGCTACAGGATTTCCGAATCCGGGGGAGAGCGCTGTGCCAAAGGAACAGTTGTGGTTCCCCGCAGGGATCGCGTCCTGATAGGCATAGACGACACCGATTCAAAGGACGTCGGAGCCACCTGGACCCTGACCCATAACATCGCAAAAGAACTGGACTGTCAGGAAGCCGTCTATCTCTCCCACTCCCTTGTCCAGCTTTTCCCTGTTCCGGAAAAGACTCAGAACTGCATGTCAACGGTCCTGGAATTCGGCTGTGTGGACAAAAAAGCAAAGGAAGGGCTCGTAAGCTCTTTTAAAAGAACTCTTCAAAAATACAGCGCATCCAGAGAAACGGGGCTTGTCGTCTTATCTGATTTTTATGCAAAAGGGCTTTACGCCTACAGCAATCGCTGCCGGACAGAAAGGGTTTCCAAGGCAGATGCCCTTCACTGTGCCGAAGAAAACAATGTAGAAGTTCTGCTTGACGGCAACGGGATAATAGGTGCTCTTGCCTCCCTGCCCTGGTTCGGAAAACCCGAAGAATCCATTATTCCCGGCACAGAGATACAGCCGATGAATACAGGGAAAAACCAATTAAATGATACTTAA
- a CDS encoding indolepyruvate ferredoxin oxidoreductase subunit alpha produces MLKPDEIPEIPGSGGVNLNGEEKEAVSCNGFEALYLAALDSDVTLITGVPGYPVTSLMELFLKTDSISTKTDKVSTKADNASTISRDSTCEARWLTNEKVALEIALGASVSGRRALVLVKHVGMNLLSDPLITSVTHTTGAGLVIITGDDPGVKGSQNEQDSRWYGRIAEVAVFDPVDPDAAYRALRRAYELSEESRAPVILRVTAGLEKTEGKILRLPPASAPHPTFNRSIWKLRMVEKHQHFHSKTYPMLEAEAENTDLNEIREGRKKGQEAERIGIISSGFAASFVEDTLKKMDRLPEVSHLVLNLVNPLPLQKIENFLKNKRRVLIAEESEPFIEEQIRIAGNVCGKKTGHLPYGQITPEDISFALEHIEEETPSVSVDSVRAGDRKKDRASICDDCPYLPLYRFLRIPDVQIAGDMGCSVRSAPEPLAAVDVSFALGSAISVACGFEKKGIAVIGDFALAHSGILGLLNAANEGYEVLVLVLQNEVAAMTGGQKVPDLQKMVEAIVPDVSFFDLERDEEKKPGPGSELSDLILKKLALPGISVIFIKCRCIKY; encoded by the coding sequence ATGTTAAAGCCTGACGAAATTCCTGAAATTCCCGGAAGTGGAGGGGTCAATTTGAACGGAGAAGAAAAAGAAGCAGTATCATGTAACGGATTTGAAGCCCTCTATCTTGCAGCCCTTGACAGCGACGTCACCCTTATAACAGGAGTCCCCGGATATCCTGTCACCTCCTTGATGGAACTTTTTTTGAAAACTGATAGCATCTCGACTAAAACGGACAAGGTTTCAACTAAAGCAGATAACGCCTCAACCATCTCACGCGATTCAACCTGTGAAGCCAGATGGCTTACAAACGAGAAAGTTGCGCTCGAAATCGCACTCGGAGCATCGGTTTCAGGCAGAAGGGCTCTTGTGCTTGTAAAACACGTCGGGATGAATCTGCTCTCCGACCCCCTTATAACCTCGGTTACGCATACGACAGGTGCAGGGCTGGTAATCATTACAGGGGACGACCCCGGCGTGAAAGGCTCTCAGAATGAGCAGGACTCCCGCTGGTACGGTAGAATAGCGGAAGTTGCAGTATTTGACCCGGTGGATCCTGATGCTGCGTACCGAGCCCTCCGGAGAGCTTACGAACTTTCGGAAGAAAGCCGAGCCCCGGTAATTCTAAGGGTAACCGCAGGCCTGGAGAAAACCGAAGGAAAAATCCTGCGCCTTCCCCCTGCTTCAGCTCCTCACCCAACTTTTAACCGTTCGATCTGGAAACTTAGGATGGTAGAAAAACACCAGCATTTTCATTCCAAAACCTATCCGATGCTTGAAGCAGAAGCCGAAAATACCGACCTGAACGAAATCAGAGAAGGAAGGAAAAAAGGGCAAGAGGCTGAACGGATAGGAATTATCTCCTCCGGTTTTGCGGCTTCATTCGTGGAAGACACATTGAAAAAAATGGATCGTCTCCCTGAAGTTTCCCATCTTGTGCTCAACCTTGTAAATCCCCTTCCCCTGCAGAAAATCGAGAATTTCCTTAAAAATAAACGCAGGGTGCTGATAGCGGAAGAGTCAGAACCCTTCATAGAAGAACAAATTCGGATTGCAGGCAATGTCTGCGGCAAAAAAACAGGGCATCTACCCTACGGGCAAATAACACCAGAAGATATCTCTTTTGCCCTTGAGCACATTGAAGAAGAAACACCCTCAGTCTCCGTGGATTCTGTCCGCGCCGGTGACAGGAAAAAAGACAGGGCTTCCATCTGTGATGACTGTCCCTATCTTCCTCTTTACCGCTTTCTCCGCATACCCGATGTTCAAATCGCCGGCGACATGGGCTGTTCGGTCCGGAGCGCTCCAGAACCCCTTGCTGCAGTTGATGTAAGCTTTGCCCTCGGCTCGGCAATCTCGGTTGCCTGCGGCTTTGAGAAGAAAGGCATAGCCGTAATAGGAGACTTTGCCCTCGCACATTCCGGAATCTTAGGGCTCTTAAACGCTGCAAACGAAGGTTATGAAGTGCTTGTGCTTGTACTCCAGAACGAAGTCGCAGCCATGACAGGTGGGCAGAAAGTCCCTGACCTACAAAAAATGGTCGAAGCAATAGTGCCTGATGTGTCATTTTTTGATCTGGAGAGAGACGAAGAAAAAAAGCCTGGCCCCGGTTCAGAGCTTTCGGACCTGATCCTGAAAAAACTTGCTCTTCCGGGAATTTCAGTTATTTTCATAAAATGCCGATGCATAAAATATTGA
- a CDS encoding helix-turn-helix transcriptional regulator — MEMNLRFYIICIAALLTLLASASLALGVPFLEDNNVTATVHGATYAKDTLELLNDTVISINSTPSQSMVAKDGIYSFELAPGDYAITARYYRNNTLIYSKETTFKIEGEGNYVFDLLLYPVSEYPVTEPIQDSYSIDPPETIGIGPSTTDYLPISYLSIVFVLILLLGGGYKFSSKHKNTNKNKFQERKFDIPGILVKVPGRSTGLGVRSESSGGAVSLTEPIIEPAGNPDIETAALNRIPLSPELCEVLDIIRGHKGRITQKDLRSKLDYSEVKVSLMLSELEKRGLIRKLRNGRENILVLVDEEH, encoded by the coding sequence ATGGAAATGAATCTGAGGTTCTACATTATTTGCATTGCTGCTTTACTCACTTTACTTGCATCTGCTTCACTTGCTTTAGGGGTGCCTTTCTTAGAAGACAACAACGTCACTGCAACAGTCCATGGGGCAACCTATGCCAAGGACACTCTTGAGCTCCTGAACGATACAGTGATTAGTATAAATTCCACTCCCTCTCAATCAATGGTAGCAAAAGACGGCATTTATTCTTTTGAACTGGCTCCCGGAGACTATGCTATCACAGCCAGGTATTACCGTAATAATACTCTCATCTATTCGAAAGAAACCACTTTCAAGATTGAAGGGGAAGGAAATTACGTGTTTGATCTCTTGCTTTATCCTGTCTCCGAATATCCGGTAACAGAACCAATTCAGGACTCCTACAGCATAGACCCCCCCGAAACTATCGGGATTGGTCCTTCAACTACAGATTACCTGCCAATAAGTTACCTGTCAATAGTCTTTGTGCTTATTCTGCTGCTTGGTGGAGGCTATAAATTTTCCAGCAAACACAAAAACACGAATAAAAATAAATTTCAGGAAAGAAAGTTCGATATACCCGGGATTCTGGTAAAAGTCCCCGGTAGAAGCACCGGTTTGGGGGTGAGATCCGAAAGTTCCGGAGGAGCAGTCTCCTTAACAGAGCCAATAATAGAACCTGCAGGTAATCCGGATATTGAAACTGCTGCTCTAAACAGAATTCCTCTCTCTCCAGAGCTTTGTGAAGTCCTGGACATAATTCGAGGCCATAAGGGTAGGATTACCCAGAAAGACTTGCGCAGCAAGCTGGATTATTCCGAAGTAAAAGTCAGTCTCATGCTCTCCGAACTGGAAAAAAGGGGCCTGATTCGGAAGCTCAGGAACGGACGTGAGAATATTTTGGTTTTAGTAGACGAAGAACACTGA
- a CDS encoding IS1182-like element ISMac2 family transposase: MFKRYDQKQQFLLPFNLEEFVPENHIARVLNDIIDVIDISAIESTYSEEGCPAYHPRLLLKILLYGYLINIRSSRKIEQMTQTDTAFMYLAAMQKPDFHTICRFRSTHLGPIKEIFSQVVTFCKEMDLIGSSISIDGTKVKANASPRQSKSSDALEKEIDKILKESIETDKHEDEIYGDSTPYQIPEELVDKKKRLEKIKAAKKKLDEEKLKKVNITDNDARIMKHKDGSKKPSYNCQVAVDEKEQIIVAADVVNEENDLHQMEPMIQNVKNTLGDKPTIVLADAGYFSYDNVEFLLNEEIDAYIPDNFYKAEKEGKTRKFRKALFKYDEEKDCYYCPAAFEIPFIRIQKRKGEPDLRYYVCSYCSKCVLKNACTMSGKRTITRDPREHLMEDMRAKLNTEKGTEKYQKRMSTVEPVFGQMKQDRGFREFLLRGKGKTKIEFVMMCTVHNIRKIADFMKREGKNLKEILNMITRRGNECGNRWGSVAGMAHKLW, from the coding sequence ATGTTCAAAAGGTATGATCAAAAGCAGCAATTTTTACTTCCATTTAACCTGGAAGAGTTTGTTCCTGAAAACCATATTGCCAGAGTGCTAAACGACATCATAGACGTCATCGATATTAGTGCTATTGAATCCACTTATTCTGAGGAAGGCTGCCCTGCCTATCATCCACGACTTCTTTTAAAAATCTTACTTTATGGATACCTGATAAACATCAGAAGCTCACGTAAGATAGAGCAAATGACCCAAACTGATACTGCTTTTATGTACCTTGCAGCCATGCAAAAACCTGATTTCCACACAATATGTCGCTTCCGTTCAACTCATCTTGGCCCCATTAAAGAAATCTTTTCTCAGGTTGTCACGTTTTGCAAAGAAATGGATCTGATTGGTTCCAGTATCTCAATTGACGGAACAAAGGTTAAGGCAAACGCTTCTCCAAGACAAAGCAAGAGCTCGGATGCTCTCGAAAAAGAAATTGACAAGATACTCAAAGAGAGCATTGAAACCGATAAACATGAAGATGAAATTTACGGTGACTCGACACCTTACCAGATTCCAGAAGAACTGGTTGACAAGAAGAAAAGATTAGAGAAAATTAAGGCTGCTAAGAAAAAGCTCGATGAAGAAAAGCTGAAAAAAGTAAACATTACAGACAACGATGCTCGAATTATGAAGCATAAAGATGGAAGCAAGAAACCTTCCTATAATTGTCAGGTTGCTGTTGATGAAAAGGAACAAATAATCGTTGCAGCAGACGTGGTCAACGAAGAAAACGACTTGCATCAGATGGAACCAATGATACAGAATGTAAAAAATACACTGGGGGATAAACCAACAATAGTGCTTGCAGATGCAGGTTATTTCTCATACGATAATGTAGAATTTTTACTCAATGAAGAAATTGATGCTTATATTCCCGACAACTTCTATAAAGCTGAAAAAGAAGGAAAAACCAGGAAGTTCAGGAAAGCTCTTTTTAAATACGATGAAGAAAAGGACTGCTATTATTGTCCTGCTGCATTTGAAATTCCCTTTATAAGAATACAAAAGAGGAAAGGTGAACCTGATTTAAGATATTATGTATGTAGCTATTGTTCTAAGTGTGTGTTGAAAAATGCATGTACTATGAGTGGAAAAAGGACAATAACAAGAGATCCTCGAGAACATTTAATGGAGGATATGAGGGCTAAACTGAATACAGAAAAGGGTACGGAAAAGTATCAGAAAAGAATGTCTACCGTAGAACCTGTGTTTGGTCAGATGAAACAGGATAGAGGATTCAGGGAATTTCTGTTGAGAGGGAAAGGAAAGACAAAAATTGAATTTGTTATGATGTGTACCGTACACAACATAAGGAAAATAGCGGATTTCATGAAGAGGGAAGGTAAAAACCTGAAAGAAATTCTGAATATGATTACTAGAAGAGGAAATGAATGTGGGAATAGATGGGGAAGTGTAGCAGGAATGGCGCATAAGTTATGGTGA